A genome region from Pseudomonas sp. N3-W includes the following:
- the nrfD gene encoding NrfD/PsrC family molybdoenzyme membrane anchor subunit, which yields MKPEPLLHDTAHFLPADLSDQQVSRQVFGPLQHMPRPNAWRALFGLGIALLLLYVASAAVLLANGVGMWGNNQPVHWGFGILNYIWWLGIGHAGTFISALLLLIERPWRHTLNRLAELMTLMAVICAALYPILHLGRPWLFYWTMPYPNEMGLWPQFKSPTAWDMFAILSYLSVSLLFLYVGAIPDFATARDRAKGSIAPYVYGVMALGWRGSQRHWALWRRATRVLAMLAIPLVFAVSSGYSFLLTMGPQSGWHSTVFPPYFVAGAVFSGFALVSLLAIGLRWLLRIEMLITPRHLDMLGRLLLATGWMTAYGYLTDLFLPFYTGDAHDIEVLMTRLSGPHAWSFWLAIICNVGVLQALWWRTVRQRPGRLAAVAVAVLIGMWAERFMLLIPPQTRDFLVSAWGAYSPSFWDWSLFIGSFGVFLVPYSLFIRFLPMVSAFEVKQALHKERGDE from the coding sequence ATGAAGCCTGAACCGCTGCTGCACGACACCGCGCATTTCCTGCCGGCAGACCTGAGCGATCAGCAAGTGTCGCGCCAGGTCTTCGGCCCGTTGCAGCACATGCCCCGGCCCAACGCGTGGCGCGCTTTGTTCGGTCTGGGCATCGCCTTGCTGTTGCTGTACGTGGCGTCCGCCGCTGTGTTGCTGGCCAATGGCGTGGGCATGTGGGGCAACAATCAGCCGGTGCATTGGGGCTTTGGCATTCTCAACTACATCTGGTGGCTGGGCATCGGCCACGCCGGCACGTTCATCTCGGCCTTGCTGCTGCTGATCGAACGGCCCTGGCGCCACACCCTCAACCGCCTCGCGGAACTGATGACGCTGATGGCGGTGATCTGCGCGGCGCTGTACCCGATCCTGCACCTGGGGCGGCCATGGCTGTTCTACTGGACCATGCCGTACCCCAATGAAATGGGGCTGTGGCCGCAGTTCAAGAGCCCGACGGCATGGGACATGTTCGCGATCCTGTCGTACCTGAGCGTGTCGCTGCTGTTTCTGTATGTCGGCGCCATTCCCGATTTTGCGACGGCGCGCGACCGTGCCAAGGGCTCAATTGCGCCTTATGTGTATGGCGTCATGGCGCTGGGTTGGCGCGGTTCGCAACGGCACTGGGCGTTGTGGCGCCGGGCCACGCGGGTGTTGGCGATGCTGGCGATTCCCCTGGTGTTCGCGGTGTCCAGCGGCTATTCGTTCCTGCTGACGATGGGCCCGCAGAGCGGTTGGCACTCCACGGTGTTCCCGCCGTATTTCGTCGCCGGTGCGGTGTTCTCCGGGTTCGCACTGGTGTCGCTGCTGGCCATCGGTTTGCGCTGGTTGCTGCGCATCGAAATGCTGATCACCCCGCGCCATCTGGACATGCTCGGGCGGCTGTTGCTGGCCACCGGCTGGATGACCGCTTACGGCTACCTGACCGACCTGTTCCTGCCGTTCTACACGGGCGATGCGCATGACATCGAAGTGCTGATGACGCGCCTGAGCGGCCCGCACGCCTGGAGTTTCTGGCTGGCGATCATCTGCAATGTCGGCGTGCTGCAAGCCCTGTGGTGGCGCACGGTGCGTCAGCGTCCGGGGCGCCTTGCGGCTGTCGCTGTCGCCGTGTTGATCGGCATGTGGGCCGAGCGTTTCATGCTGCTGATCCCGCCGCAGACCCGCGATTTCCTGGTGTCGGCCTGGGGGGCTTACAGCCCCAGCTTCTGGGACTGGTCGCTGTTCATCGGCAGTTTCGGCGTGTTCCTGGTGCCGTACAGCCTGTTCATTCGCTTCTTGCCGATGGTCTCGGCATTCGAGGTGAAACAGGCGCTGCACAAGGAGCGCGGCGATGAGTGA